The following are encoded in a window of Scophthalmus maximus strain ysfricsl-2021 chromosome 2, ASM2237912v1, whole genome shotgun sequence genomic DNA:
- the LOC118301385 gene encoding dual specificity protein phosphatase 26 isoform X1, whose translation MHSIHQGKATDLMAFMSRFSRSRSSSRSPSRNNPERVSPNLTVSELERMLYTGKTACNHADEVWPRLYIGDQDIASDRRELAKLGITHILNCAQSKWRGGAEYYTGMNITYHGIEAHDSPTFDMSVNFYPAAEFIHKALTSGGKVLVHCAVGVSRSATLVLAYLMIRQNLTLVEAIKTVKDHRGVTPNRGFLRQLNGLDSILRESRKTSPQN comes from the exons ATGCACAGTATTCACCAAGGTAAAGCTACAG attTAATGGCGTTCATGTCCCGGTTCTCCCGGTCCCGGAGCAGCTCCAGGTCTCCGAGCCGAAACAATCCCGAGCGTGTCTCCCCAAACCTGACTGTGTCGGAGTTGGAGAGGATGCTCTACACGGGCAAGACGGCCTGTAACCATGCAGACGAAGTGTGGCCACGACTCTATATTGGAGATCA AGATATCGCATCAGATCGGCGTGAGCTGGCCAAACTCGGCATCACACACATCCTCAACTGTGCACAGAGTAAGTGGCGTGGCGGAGCCGAGTATTACACCGGGATGAACATCACCTATCACGGCATTGAGGCCCACGACTCCCCCACCTTTGACATGAGTGTCAACTTCTACCCTGCTGCAGAATTCATCCACAAAGCCCTGACAAGTGGAG GCAAGGTGCTGGTCCACTGCGCTGTGGGAGTGAGCCGCTCAGCCACTCTGGTGCTGGCCTACCTAATGATCAGACAAAACCTGACCCTGGTGGAGGCCATCAAAACAGTGAAAGACCACAGAGGTGTCACCCCCAACCGAGGCTTCCTTCGCCAACTCAACGGCCTGGACAGCATCCTGAGAGAGAGCCGCAAGACGTCACCGCAGAACTGA
- the LOC118301385 gene encoding dual specificity protein phosphatase 26 isoform X2: protein MAFMSRFSRSRSSSRSPSRNNPERVSPNLTVSELERMLYTGKTACNHADEVWPRLYIGDQDIASDRRELAKLGITHILNCAQSKWRGGAEYYTGMNITYHGIEAHDSPTFDMSVNFYPAAEFIHKALTSGGKVLVHCAVGVSRSATLVLAYLMIRQNLTLVEAIKTVKDHRGVTPNRGFLRQLNGLDSILRESRKTSPQN, encoded by the exons ATGGCGTTCATGTCCCGGTTCTCCCGGTCCCGGAGCAGCTCCAGGTCTCCGAGCCGAAACAATCCCGAGCGTGTCTCCCCAAACCTGACTGTGTCGGAGTTGGAGAGGATGCTCTACACGGGCAAGACGGCCTGTAACCATGCAGACGAAGTGTGGCCACGACTCTATATTGGAGATCA AGATATCGCATCAGATCGGCGTGAGCTGGCCAAACTCGGCATCACACACATCCTCAACTGTGCACAGAGTAAGTGGCGTGGCGGAGCCGAGTATTACACCGGGATGAACATCACCTATCACGGCATTGAGGCCCACGACTCCCCCACCTTTGACATGAGTGTCAACTTCTACCCTGCTGCAGAATTCATCCACAAAGCCCTGACAAGTGGAG GCAAGGTGCTGGTCCACTGCGCTGTGGGAGTGAGCCGCTCAGCCACTCTGGTGCTGGCCTACCTAATGATCAGACAAAACCTGACCCTGGTGGAGGCCATCAAAACAGTGAAAGACCACAGAGGTGTCACCCCCAACCGAGGCTTCCTTCGCCAACTCAACGGCCTGGACAGCATCCTGAGAGAGAGCCGCAAGACGTCACCGCAGAACTGA
- the oclna gene encoding occludin — translation MSSRPNGSPPPYEEDGYNGPPQPAYSYYPDDEFQHFYRWTSPPGILKIMAIIAIVMCVAIFACVASTLAWDTQGALSGFGGIGGSGAGYGSSYGSGYSNGYGFGGGAYGAGNNYGYGGLGGNYNDPRKGKGFMIAMAAITFIICLVIFIIVVSHQSLSESRRFYLAVLIICAILALLMLIASIVYLMAVNPMAQSSGSVYANQIAGLCAQYQQPQASGMFVNQYLYHYCVVEPQEAIAVVFGFLVAIALIIMLVFALKTRQKIRNYGKSNILWRRVKVIDENLPPQDVEAWVNNVSAAPEELPMSHHHEKLRGSRSHLDDESTNYDKPTYSYSPQPPVENTMPLLDGAPYSSNSEVASSTGRPKKRRHGRPHRADGQDYDTDYNSSGDELDDNDFDSEFPPIADEKVRNDYKHEFDREHQEYKDLQAELDAINKNLSDIDRELDELEEGSPQFLDALDEYNRIKNIKKSANYQMKKRRCKYLKSKLNHIKKMVSDYDHRA, via the exons ATGTCCTCCAGGCCCAATGGGAGTCCACCTCCCTACGAGGAAGATGGATA TAATGGTCCTCCCCAGCCAGCTTATTCTTATTATCCAGATGACGAGTTCCAGCATTTCTACCGCTGGACATCTCCACCAGGCATCCTCAAAATCATGGCAATCATAGCTATTGTGATGTGTGTCGCAATATTTGCTTGTGTCGCCTCCACTCTGGCTTGGGACACCCAGGGAGCCCTGTCTGGCTTTGGGGGTATCGGTGGCTCCGGCGCAGGTTATGGCAGCAGTTATGGTAGTGGGTATAGCAATGGGTATGGATTTGGAGGTGGTGCTTATGGAGCTGGAAACAACTATGGCTACGGCGGACTTGGAGGGAACTACAATGACCCTCGAAAAGGGAAAGGATTTATGATTGCCATGGCAGCCATCACTTTCATCATCTGCCTGGTCATCTTCATAATCGTAGTGTCCCACCAGAGCCTATCAGAGAGCAGGAGATTCTACTTAGCAGTGTTGATCATCTGTGCCATCCTAGCACTGCTAATGCTTATAGCCTCCATAGTGTACTTGATGGCAGTGAACCCCATGGCCCAGTCATCTGGGTCTGTTTACGCCAACCAGATTGCTGGCCTGTGTGCCCAGTACCAACAACCACAGGCGTCGGGAATGTTTGTCAACCAGTACCTTTACCACTACTGCGTGGTGGAGCCACaagag GCCATCGCTGTGGTGTTTGGCTTCCTGGTGGCCATCGCCCTGATCATCATGCTCGTCTTTGCTCTGAAGACTCGCCAGAAAATCAGAAACTATGGCAAAAGCAACATTCTgtggaggagagtgaaggtTATCGACGAGAATCTGCCACCTCAGGATGTCGAGGCATGG GTGAACAACGTTTCCGCTGCCCCTGAAGAGCTCCCGATGTCCCACCACCATGAGAAGCTGAGAGGCTCCAGGAGCCACCTGGATGACGAAAGCACAAACTATGACAAACCCACTTACAGCTACTCCCCACA GCCTCCAGTTGAAAACACCATGCCTTTGCTGGATGGGGCTCCCTACAGCAGTAACTCAGAGGTGGCCAGTTCGACTGGACGGCCCAAAAAGAGGCGTCATGGTCGTCCTCATCGTGCTGATGGACAGGACTACGACACTGACTACAACTCCTCAGGAGATGAACTGGATGACAACGACTTTGACAG TGAATTTCCTCCCATAGCAGACGAGAAGGTGCGCAACGACTACAAGCATGAATTTGACCGTGAACACCAGGAGTACAAGGACCTGCAGGCCGAGCTGGACGCCATCAATAAGAATCTGTCAGACATAGACAGAGAGCTTgacgagctggaggagggaagCCCACAGTTCCTG GATGCCTTGGATGAATACAACAGGATaaagaacattaaaaaa TCTGCAAATTATCAGATGAAGAAGCGCAGGTGTAAATATCTGAAGTCCAAACTGAACCACATCAAGAAAATGGTCAGCGATTATGACCACAGGGCCTGA